The Pagrus major chromosome 24, Pma_NU_1.0 region TCATTCCCCAAGCCAGAATTTTTCTGACAACTGTTTTTCTCATCTGATCAACTACATCCCAAGGAAATCAAGCATacaaaaaaaggatgaaagggagcagagggatggagggaggaaagcAGAAGGGGtttatttcttcctttcctcttttgGCAAAACAAGACAGAGTGGGTGAATGAGAAAACCACGTTTCTGGTTATGTGTTTTGAACTGATGCTTTCTTCCAAAATAtattccccctctctccctaGGTTCTCTCCTCAATAGCCTCAAGAAAGAAAGCTGGCAGTGAGGAACTCCTTACATGCGCTTTTAAACAGAGGTAGTGAAATGACACGCTCTTTTCTAACATATGTTTTACCTCCGTGGCTGGAAATTTAATCCATGACTGAGCTTTTTATGACTGAGCTGTACTGTCTGAAAGCAATGACTTCAGGACTATTAAGTCTACTGAGTGAATGTCTTGTATGACCCCGTTACATGATGTCCACTGTTTCCTTTTGAGTTGTTTGGGTGTTTGCATCAATGCCATCACAACATCTTCTTGTCCTTGGCATATTTACAGTACGTTTGTTATGAATGAGAGCGAATCAAACAGGTACTCGTTGAACTTAATTTCTGTGATATTGCTACAGCTACGACGACAATAATCCTGTTGGAATTCAACCACAGGGCAAAAATAAGCCTGAGAAAGTAGCCTCAAACTTCAAAAACAGACCAATCCCTCCATTTTCCCAACCAGATGATAATGAAGTTCTTACGAAACACATTCATAATGGAACACAGCACAGGAAACAGACGCAATGAAAATGCCCAAAaggaacaaacacaaaatatcacTGGGTTTTCCAGATGTGCTTGTGGCATCACTCATGACAATAAGTACCAGTAAGACAGTGAAGTGAAATCTGACTCCACAGTCTTGCCATTTTTCCCTTTGCAAGACACATGACAAGCTTTAAGGCATGTGCCTGAGGGGAAGCGACCAGAAGGCCAGTAGTTATTTTCGACCCATTAACTGCACTGTAAGCGAATGGGTAGCATTGTTGTGGCACTGTCTCCATGCCCAGAATAATGTGCTCCTAGTCTATTGCTTTGAGGATGCAAATCAAGCGTGCCTTAAGGACACAGACGGTCTATTATAATGCCACTGTGGGGAATAAAGGCCGGGCCAAGTGGCTTCTTAGTGGCCTTTTTTTGAGCgaatacagtttgttttgtgtagtcACCCCTTAATGGAAGTGTTGCCGTTAAAAAGCTGTCCGAGCCTGGCCGTCATAGTGTAAATAACACAGGCACAGGGAATGTTTACTGGGTGAAAACCTGGGCCCATATGGTAATCTGCCAGACAGTGGCATGGTGTGCAGCCCCTCTACAAATGACCTTTGAACCCCACTGTCAGTGAAGGGCCATTATCTTTCCAGTGTTAACGTCTGACTGCAAGCAAAGTCTGCATGGGGAGGAGTGTTCAAGCAATTTACAATCTTTCGGCTGTTTGTGAACCTCTAATTAGTCATTTGCGCcagtaaagcagcagcagaataaaaacacaatatgtcTTTGAGCTTTAACTTATCCACAAGGCTTAGCTTGGACAAAACAAAGCGAAAACGCGTCatagttttttgggggggacaTGTGCTAATTGTACGAGCTAAAGAGGATGCTAGCCTTAAATTGGGAATAGCCACTGGTCAAGCTGGCTACATGTTATCCGGCGGCGTCACCCAACAAAGGGAattaaaacagtgttgcagtgaACGAGGTGGCGAATAATGAACTCAACCCAACCACACTTAAGTACATCACCACCTACCTTATGGGCTCTTAATCACATAAAATGTGGCATTTAAAGAAATTCCCGGTGGGATATAAACATTAGCGCGAGCAAACCATCGGCCATTAAGCTGATAGCCTCCTCCCGTTAAACAGGGTGGAGACTATACATCTCTCTCTGTTCAGTTGGGCGCAGGGGAGGAAAATAAAGGTTGAAAAAATACCTCCAACCGGCTACGACACAGTCCAAACGCTAGGGTTTGGCAACATAACTAACAAATACATCATAACAATAGGCTCACGTTCAGTTGCCTCTCCCGTGAAGCTGCGGCTCTTTTTCCAAGTCGGCCCGAACGCTGCACGCCCTTTCTCCCCAAGAAAGGGATTGTTCAATGGCCGCATAGGGGGGACACAAGCCCCCCACTGACACAGCCACCACACCACAGACACCGCTTCTAACAGACAGCACAGTCACATCAGGCTGTTTCTTCATAACTGGCTGTCCTTTTCTTTAGGAAGTATGGTAAACATGCAGTACAGCTACTCCTGCGTCTCCTTTCCAGAGGACACAATCTAGGATGGGCTGCCTGTGTATGGCATACTGAACTGTATTCATGACTGACATTTTAAGTCTCTGAGTGTGCCTTCCCAAGAAAGGGAAAGGGGGCGTTAGAGAATTAAAACATGTCGGAATAGTAAAGAAGAATCTACTTACAGCCAAATGGGATTCACAAAGCGGGTCCTcttttctcctgtgttctccAATGGCAGCCAGATATCCCTGTCctcaggggggggggggaggaaggaAAACTCCTGATGTGATATGTGTAATTATCTGTTTCAAATAGGAATAAAGCTAAAAACTGTCCCTTGTCATGTTTTCACACGCTGCCTCGTCTAGATACACATTCCCAGTCTCTTTCCcattcttctctccctcccggagctgaggaggagacacGCTGCGCGTCTCCGTCGTTTCCTGTCCAGCCCAGATCCCAAAGCTGCCTTCACTGCCTGTCGAAAATATCACATATTAGAAATGGtaacagagaagaggaaagatCTCGGTAAATGTTAGATATCGGTTGGAAAGATAGAAGATGCCTCGTTGCCCGAGTTAATCAACTGACACATATTAGCGCAATATTTTGCTGATTAATCGGTACAAATGCCAATTGAATGCCCTATTTCGCCTGTTTATTTTGTCGTTTCAATGCAAACCTGACAAAATCGGAGTTTTGGAGGAGCAGTGAAGGCAGCATCAGCATCCAGTAGTTATTCCCTGTAGTCACTGGTagtagattattattattaataataataacaatactactactacaaataataataataataataagtatgctaaaaaatgctaaaaaaagataatttaaaaatgaaggtaaaatatgtaataaaaataataataataataatcataaaaagataaataaataaatgaataaaacctAGTAAGATGAGTGAAGCTGCACATTAACCACACTGGAGCTCTGCATGGATTCTTGCTGATGCTCACTTAAAGCCATCACCACAACCACCGCCAGACAAATGGGACTTCTTCCAGATTAGGAGATTACGTGTCATCCATATGGACACATGGAATTACTAACCCGTCAATCCCCCTCATCCATTTTTCTGAGTTAgaatttacaaacattttttgaaatgcTTTAATCCTCACTTCACAATCCCATGAATCTGTCACCATGTGTTGCCACACAAAGTAAATATTTTCTAGCCTTTCATGGTCTCTAATCCCTGCTCTAGGCTGTTAAAACTGCATACAACAGGACAGGGCATTGAGGCAAAATTAAATAATGTTGCAATTAGAGGACTGTAGCCAGTAGTTTTCTTCCTTTCCTGTAGCAGAATAACATGTTATCAACAGGCTGAACAAAATAAAGTGCTTTGTTGCCATCTAGTGGAATGAGAAAGCTAATGGTTAATCCACTCAACCCCATTTTGTGGCTGCAGACGTGGGTTTTTAAGTCAAAAATCAAAGATTCAGAACTTATGTCTCACTACACCATGGAAAGGAATTACCTTCTcttacagcacaaacacagtaCTGTTTTCTCTCACCTACATATattagtgtgtgagtgtgacacaCTCAGTGACTCATACAGTATAGATAGTTTCTTTAGCACATCTCCTTGACATGTTCTCTCTGCCTGTCAGCCTTTGGGCTACCTCTGTCTTTTTGTGAGGCAATGACACTTTCGCAGTCACACAAATGTCATTAATGTCTATTCGGTGCTCTTCATTGTGTCTAGTAAACCTTTCCACATGGCACACTGGGTCATTGCACTTCTGGTCACTCACTCCACCTCCAGCTGTGGTTGCAACATTATTCTTCACATGCTGCTCAAACACATACCATATCCcagcagaaaatacaaacatttatgGCATGTATATTTTCTATAATCTAACTTGCAGTGCTCATTTGCACTTAATGTTAGTATTACAGCTTTTAACATCTGTGCACTATTCCTTCTGTGACCAAGGTCTTTGctttcatgcaaaaaaaattgATTCTGGCAAAAACATTAACAAGTATTTACAAGCAAACAATACACATTTTTGTCTCTACATACAGACACAGTATAAAACACTACATTGAATATACAGCAGCTTCCAAAATACTCGACAGGAGCAGAACTGTCCTGCAATGACCTTTAAgtctaaataaatacatgaaccTGGTTTACAGTAACACAACTTCAGACCTCAAATGTCACAAAACTCTGGGACAGAATGGAAACTTCACAGGAGGAGGAGTCTATGTCACAGGATGTTTTCCTTCAAGAGAGGATGTGTAAGGTTCAGTCATTGCAGCACCGTGGGAGTGCTTCAATCAGAGGCAGATATGATGCATTACAGTCAGAAGAACGCATGCACGGAACCAGGGCTGATGATATCGGGGTGACAGATCAGATTTGTCTGCAGCGTACATTTAGTCTGAGGAACTTGAAGTTTTTAGGTGATGAGGAAAAGCCTCGAGGGCAtcattctgctgctggaggcaAGTTCACACTCTCTGTGCAAAAGATCAAGATGAGTGCTCGCTGGGTGTTCATGATCCTTGTGTGCTGCAGATTGTCTCATGCCAGTCAGCCTCAGGGCGACCGCGGCTGCTTTGGTAAGTTCTACTGGAACACACAAATTCTTGCTTTTAGTGATTCATATGCTTGTTGTCAGTAGGCAATTTATTAATTTCAAACAAGGGCCACAGATTCTAACATCCgcaaacctcagtcagataaaggatcatTGAGTCAGGCCGACTACAGGctaaaatactcaaataaacaacctctctgtctctgcacttTCTCTACTAATAGTGAATGGAGAGTGGGGATgacaggttaacaagggggattGCATCATTTTGAAATGGCttgtttaaaattaaaaaaaaaaactacctaCTTACTCCAACTTTACCAAGCATATGTGGTTTCATATTCAGTGGGTTTTAACACTCTTGAGGTTAGCACCCTCAAAAGTAATGTAGTAAAACTTGAATAATAATGTGGGTGGATTATATAATAACTGTAGTGGTACTAGTAGATGTTCAGGGTGGGTATTGTCTTCTTGGGTTGACAGCTTTGGTTAGTTTAGGTACCTAAAATATGGAAAGTTGAGTCATAAGGACGAAAAATGTGTTCGTTTGTAGGGTATAGTGAAAATATTCTGATGCTATACACTTGATGCTGACTGAATATGTGTATTAACTGCTAGagaaacatgtttaatttgtaaaaatacaaaaacaattttgGTTTATAGTGCAGAAGGCCTTCATTCAGACACGTATTCCGCGCAACAAATAGCACTAAATCACCTAAACCACAACCTTTTGAGTGACTCAAGTATGCCACTCACTCACATGGCAAATGCCTGCTTTTCAGGTGAAATGTGAGGCTGCTTAAAAGAGGTAAATGTGCTCAAGATGTGCTATTATTTAACAAATTCCAGTGGGGGTGGAGTTGCTGTGAAATGACAAGTTTGAGTTTCGAAGGCTGAATTCAAAGATAGTGGGattaaatgcaaataaatcaaTCTTTGCTGGAGCTGTAGCCGTGACAAGCCATTTCCTTTGCAAAGGTGTTTGGTTATAGACATCCTGACTCAACTCACTGCAACAAGAAAACACTATCTTTCTCTAATTCAAAGTTTTGAAAAGTCACATTGGCGGTATATTTGCAAGCCTTTGTTCATAACAAATATTGAGAGATAGTagatttgaatgtgtgtgtggaagagacATCCACTATCAGAAATCAGAATAAAATTGCAACCTGAATCATTTTCACATCTTTTCTCTCCAGAAAACCTGAGAACTGTCTGCGTATCTGCCGGAGTAAATGTATCCGTGCCATGTCCAAAGTttaaagcagaagaagaaatggtGACATACAAACTTCTTCAAAACGAAAAACTGATTTACAACGGTACATGCAACCATGGTGCACAAAACTGTGATGCACCGTACTTTGAGAATGTGGAACTGCATCACAACACAGATGACAAATCGGTCAGTTTCTTGCTCACTCAAGTGAATGCCAGCGACCATGGCCTCTACAGGTGTAAGAGGAAAGTCTCGTTCCCTCCTCCCTTTATAACAGAAGGAAGTGATTTGATCCTCGTACTTGTGAAAGGTAACTATTCCTTAAAACAAGTGCCATTCAGGGGCACATCTATAACTTTGTGTACACATTCAGTCCAGTCCACTGAATCCTTTCTGAATATGTTTCTTCCAGGACACCAATGCAATATAATCCCTGAGACTCCTTCAGCACAGAGAGAACAAAACTTTGGATTGCAatggattttgattttgattcttGTAATTGTCAGCGTCTACAGCATAATTGTCACCGTAATCGCTATCTTCACCTGGGTAAGTTATtcttcaaacacaaaaaagcctgaaattttgagtttgaaacTTACTTACTTAACACACAGTATTTAAACAGCACAGCAAACttcatttcaaataaattctttgaccttttggatgtAGGAAACAGAGATATGGAATTGAGTCAGTGATTTGATGACTTTCAtcttgacttgacagaaaatagaTGACTTGATTGTCAGCTTGGAATTTAAAGACTTGTGATTTAACTTGAGATGTGGTGACTCCAGtgacttgtctgtgttcatttg contains the following coding sequences:
- the LOC140992040 gene encoding uncharacterized protein translates to MHGTRADDIGVTDQICLQRTFSLRNLKFLGDEEKPRGHHSAAGGKFTLSVQKIKMSARWVFMILVCCRLSHASQPQGDRGCFENLRTVCVSAGVNVSVPCPKFKAEEEMVTYKLLQNEKLIYNGTCNHGAQNCDAPYFENVELHHNTDDKSVSFLLTQVNASDHGLYRCKRKVSFPPPFITEGSDLILVLVKGHQCNIIPETPSAQREQNFGLQWILILILVIVSVYSIIVTVIAIFTWLKLRKTDSQSDYMNTKPKPARDRKKNRGIQNPFPRHF